The genomic window CAAGACCTTCGTCGGAGCCCGACTGCGGCAACTCCGGACCGACCGCGGTCTCAGCCAGGCCGCTCTGGCGAAGACCCTCGAGATCTCCGCGAGCTATCTCAACCAGATCGAGCACGACGTGCGCCCCCTCACCGTGCCGGTGCTGCTGCGGATCAGCGAGGTGTTCGGCGTCGACACCACATTCTTCTCGTCGCAGGACGACACCCGCCTGATCGCCGAGCTTCGTGAGGTGGCCCTCGACAAGGACATCGGCATCGACGCGGATGCGCAGGAGATCGCGGAGATGGTGTCGTCGCACCCGGGGTTGGCGAAGGCGATGGTCAACATGCACCGCCGGTTCCGGAACACCAGCGCACAGTTGGCAGCGGCCACCGAGGACCGGTTCAGCGACGGCAGCGGCAGCGGGTCGATCACGATGCCGCACGAAGAGGTCCGCGACTACTTCTACCAACGACAGAACTACATCCACGATCTCGACACCGCGGCCGAGGACCTCACCGCACGGCTGCGGTTCCATCGCGGCGACATCGCCGACGGTATCGCGCGCCGCCTCGAGAACCTGCACGACGTGCAGATCGTGCGCCGCATCGATCTGGGTGAGAACGTCCTGCACCGCTACGACCCGGAAACCCGGGTCCTGGAGATCTCCCCGGCACTCTCCGGTGGGCAGCAGGTGTTCAAGTTCGCCACCGAACTCGCCTACCTCGAGTGCGGTGATCTGCTGCGTCGACTCGTCGACGAGGGCAATTTCACGTCCGACGACGCCCGCTCCCTCGCGATGCTGGGCCTGGCGAACTACTTCGCAGCCGCGACGGTACTGCCGTACGGGCAGTTCCACGAGATCGCCGAGGACTTCCGCTACGACATCGAGCGGCTGTCGGCGTTCTACGCGGTCAGCTACGAAACCATCTGCCACCGGCTCTCCACGCTGCAGCGCCCCAAGCAGCGCGGTGTGCCGTGGTCGTTCGTCCGCGTGGACCGCGCCGGCAACATGTCGAAACGACAGTCCGCCACCGGCTTCCACTTCTCGTCGAGCGGCGGCACCTGCCCGCTGTGGAACGTGTACGAGACGTTCGCCTACCCGGGCAAGATCATGACGCAGATCGCGCAGATGCCCGACGGCCGCAACTACCTGTGGGTCGCGCGCACCGTGGAGCGGCGTGCGCAACGCTACGGGCAGCCCGGCAAGACGTTCGCGATCGGCCTGGGCTGCGAGCTGCGGCACGCGCCGCGGGTCGTGTACGCCGACGGGCTCGACCTCGCGGGCAGCACCGCCACCCCGATCGGGGCGGGCTGCCGGGTATGCGAGCGGATGAACTGCCCGCAGCGCGCCTTCCCGCCCCTCGGCAAGAATCTCGACATCAACGAGCACCGGAGTTCGGTGTCGCCGTACACGATTCGCTGACCGTCTACGGTCGGCTTCCGCTGCGCAACCCGAGCCGCTGCGTCGCGAGGGCCTTCACCGCACCCTTGGCGACCTTGCCTCCCGCCGCGAGCGGCAGCTCGTCGGCGACGACGACGTACTCCGGCACGTACTCGCGGGTGACGCCGCGCGCCGTGAGCCACTCGGCCAGCCCGGTGACGGTGAGCGCGGAACCGTCCCCGGTCACCACGACCGCGCACACACGTTCACCGAACAGGTCGTCGGGCACCCCGACGACCGCGACCGCGGCGACCGCCGGATGGCCCTGCACCGACTCCTCGACCTCGACCGCCGAAATGTTCTTGCCGCCGCGGATGACGATGTCCGCCTTGCGGCCCACCACCCGGACCCGGCCCGCCACGTCGATCTCGACGACGTCGCCGAGCAGCATCCAGCCGTCGTCGGTGTACAGCTCGGCGTCGGCCGCCGGATCGTCCCAGTAGCCACGGCACACGAGGGGGCCGTTGACGCCGGGCTGCCCGCGCCGCACGTCACCGCGCACCTCGGTACCGCTGTCGTCGAACACCCGCACCCGCATGTCGTCGATGACGTGCCCGCACGTCCGCAGCCGGGTGTCGGCGTCGTCGTCGACGGTCGTGACGCTCACCGCGCCGGTCTCGTTCGACCCGTAGAACTGGAGGACCGCCGCACCGGTGCGCTCCTCGAACGCGAGCGCCTCCGAATACGGCACCGCCTCGCCGCCGGTGAACATCACCCGCAGCGCACCGAGATCGGCGTCGTGGGCTCGCGTCGACCGCAGCAGCATCTTGAACTGGGTGCTGACGCAGTGCAGGACCGTCACCCGCTCCCGCTCGAGCAGGTCGATCATCGTGTCGACGTCGAACCGGTCGAGCACCACGACGGGGGAACCGAGCAGCACCGGCAGGAAATGCGCTGTCCACAAACCGAATCCGAACGGTGCCGGCACGGCACCGAGGAAGACGTCGTCACCCGTGATGCGTCCGGCACGGATCGCGATCCGGCAGAACTCGATCCACCGGTGCTCGGTCTGGGTCACCAGTTTCGGCAGTCCCGTCGTGCCGGACGTCGAGTTGAGCATCGATACGTCGTGGATCGTGAACCGTGGTCCGGCGGCGCCGAACCGCCGCTCGGTCACCGGCAGCACCCGGCCACCGGCGTCCTCGGCGGTGGCCGACCCGTCGGTGTCGACGTAGACGATGCGGTCGAGGTCGGTGTGCGGCACCGGCTCCGCACCCGGAACGCCGGTGCCGGTGCCGGTGCCGGTGCCGGTGCCGTGCAGGCTGCGCGACGTGATCAGGACGCGGGCCCCGGAGCGTCCGATCAGGTGCGCCACTTCCTGTGCACCCGAACGGGATCCGATACCGACCGCGATCCGGCCGGTGCGCCACGCGGCGACCAGGGCGGCGTGGAAGACCATCGTGTCCGGCAGATACACCGCGACCGCACCGTCCGCGGCGCCGGCGAGCGCCGACGCGATCCGATCCGCTGTCGCGTCGTATTCCGCCCAGGAGACGCGGGTGTCGCGGGTGACGAATGCGGGCGCGTCGGGTGTGACGGTCGCGTGGTGGCGGACCAGTTCACTGACGCTCCGTACGGGGAGGCCCGGATCCTCGTTCACCGGGCCACCAGTCGGCGCAGGTCCCGGACCGCAGCCTGCAGCTCGCGCACGTCCCGGCGCAGTCCGTCGAGATCGGAATCGTCGTCACTGTGGTCGATCTCGGGTTCCGGTTCGACGACCCGAGCCGGAACCGGAGCAACAGGCGTGCCCGGCGTCCCGACCGCGAACCCGTCCAGGAACACGGTTATCAGGTTGTGTCGCAACCGATCCGAGTCCCGGTCCAGGGTCGGCCGACTGTTGCGGACCGTCGACCACACCGCGTCGCTGAGCATCCGGTGGAAATGCCGGACGTCGAGGTCCGCACGGAACTCGCCCGATGCGACCCCGGCCTCGATCGTGGCCGACCAGAGCTCGTGTGCCCGGCGGACGGCCGCGTTGATCGTGTCGTCCACCGGCTGCGACGACAACACGCTCTCGTTCTGGTAGATCTCGGTCGCGAACGGGTGGTCGATGGCTGCCGCGAATGCGACCGTCACCATGCGGTCCAGATGTTCGCGGGCACTGCCTCCGCTCGCGATCGCGTCCTCGTACCGGTGGTTCAGGTCGTCCACGAACGCGATCACGATCTCGAACGCGATGTCGTCCTTGGACGCGAAGTAGTGGTACAGGCTGCCGGACAGGATGCCGACCGCGTCGGCGATGTCGCGCACGGTGGTACCGGCGACACCGCGTTCGCTGAACAGCTTCGCAGCGTGGAACAGAATCTCTTCCCGTCGGGTCGATGCCACCCGTGGAACCTCCGCTCCTCAACCGATCGAGCGCTTGCTCGTTTTCGCGATGCTACCCCCCACGCGCGTGTTTCCCCGGTGTTTCCCCGCACTCTCCGTATGCTCGGCCGGCATGAGCGCAGACGACGCGACCGACGGTGACGGCCCCCTCCCCCGGGTCCGCCCGGGACGGCTCCGGGAACTGGGCCCCCTCAACTGGGTGGCATGGCGGGTGCTGTCGCTGGGCTCCGGCACGAAGGACGCGCAACTGTTCAGCACGCTCGGCCGGACCGGCGGTCTGTTCCGCGGCTGGCTGCACTACTCCGGGGTGCTGATGCTGCTGCCCGGGACGAAACTCACCCGGTTCGAGATCGAGGTCGTCGTGCTGCGGGTGGCGCATCTGCGCGACTGCCGGTACGAGATGGACCATCACCTCCGGCTCGGCCGCCGGGCCGGCGTCACCCCACAGATCCTCGACCGCATCCTGCACGGGCCGGACCACCCCGACTGGAGTCCCCGCTACCGGGCGATGCTCGCCGCGACCGACCGGCTCGTGACGACCGCCGCGATCGACGACGCCACCTGGTCGGCGCTGGCCGAGCACCTCGACGATCGCCGCCTCGTGGAATTCTGTCTGCTGGTCACCCAGTACGACGGTCTGGCCACCACGATCGGGGCGTTGCGGATCCGACCGGACTTCTGAACCGACCACGGTGGCACACTGGAGCCGTGGACCCCGAGCAGCTCCGAACCGACTTCTCCCCGTTCCTGATGACGTACCGGTTCGGCATCACCCAGCTGCTCACCAAGGTGAACATCCTCAAGGACGAGTTCACACACATCAACCGCTACAGCCCCATCGAGCACGTCACCTCCCGGTTGAAGACTCCCGAGTCCATCATCCGCAAGGCCGACCGCATCGGCTGCCCGATCACCCTCGACGACGTCCGCGACCAGATCCTCGACATCGCCGGCGTCCGGATCACGTGCAGCTTCATCTCCGACACGTACCGCATCGCCGAGATGATCACGAGCCAGCCCGACATCGAGGTCCGCGAGGTCGAGGACTACATCGCGAACCCGAAACCCAACGGCTACAAGAGCCTGCATCTGATCGTCACGGTGCCGGTGTACCTGAGCGATACCGTGCACACGATCCCGATCGAACTCCAGATCCGCACCATCGCAATGGATTTCTGGGCCAGCCTGGAACACAAGATCTACTACAAGTTCAATCGCGAGGTGCCGGAGCACCTGCTCGCCGAACTCACCGAGGCCGCCGAGACCGCGCACCGCCTCGACGTGAAGATGGAGCGGCTCAACGACGAGTTCGCGAAGATCAAGGCCCGGTCCGGATCCGACGACGACGCCGCCGAAGTGGCCCGGTCCACCCGCATGCTCGACGCCCTGCAGACCCGGCTGCACGGGCAGACGCCGCCCGACTGATCGGCGGACCGGAACCGAAACCCGTCCGTGCTCCCGATCCTGTAGGAACCCCATGTCCTCAGATGCCCAGGTGTCGTCGCCTCCGGACGTCCGGCCGCCACCCGTCCCAACCCCAACCACGATCCGCACTGACTCATCCTGTGATCCGAGGCTACGCGGCACCGACCAGAGTGGCGTGCCTGCTGCCTACACCCAGATCCAATTCACGTGCAGCCACATGAACGCCGCCCGTATCGCAGCTCCGACTTGCGGGCCGACGAACATCTCGAGGTCCAACATCTGGTCCACCACCTTCGACAACGAGCGCCCGACCTGCAGGCCACGGTACGCCGATGCCGCCGGTACAGATAGCAGAGCGCCCCGACTGCCTCGTCAGCAAGCCAACCGGGGCGCTCGTCGGCTCGTCCTAGTCCGTCGGGAACTTCTTCAGCGTGATCTTCACCAGGTCAGGGTCGAATACCTTGCGCGACTGCCCTTCCGGGATCGGCAGCACGGCCACATCGAACAACGAGGCCACCAGCACCCGGCGCTCGATCAGCGTCAGCTCGTCCCAATACCGTTGCGGGTCGTCTGTATCCACCGCGCCCACGGTCGGCTCAGGCGATGATTCCGCCTGCCGCCAAGCTGCCTCGAGCTTCGGCGTGATGCGGTCGCGGATCCGGTGAAACGTGTCCCGGTCGATCTTCTCGTCGGCGTAGTCGTCGGCTGCCTCGTCGAGCCGTGCCTGCAGCTGCCGGGCGGTGTCGAAGGCGCGTGCCTGCTCGTCGTCGGCCCGGTCACGTTTCGCCAGAGCGCGCCCTGCCTCGGTACCGAAGAACTCCACAACGGCAGCCGCTACCAACCCGTCCACGAGGTCGATACGCCGGTAAACGCACGAGTTCACGCTGCTGCAGGTGTAACTCGGTTTCGCCACCGTCGAGCGGGAAGACGCCGACAGCTTTGCCTTACACTTCCCGCACACACCGACAGCAGATAGCAGTGTCGAGGGCGCTCTGCCGAACGTCGGACGGCCCGGCGTCTTCGCGCTCAGCGCCACCACCAGACGATCATGGGTTTCGATGTCCCACAGCGGCTCCCAGGTACCGGGGATGTCGCGCCCCTTGTACCGGCGGATACCGGCATATACCGGCCGGGCCAGCATCTGGCGCAATGTTGCAGGACGCCAAGCGATCCCGGTCGGCGACGGCAGGCCGTCCTTGTTCAACCTCGTTGAGAGCGTGTACGCCGAACCACCGGAGAGGATGTAGTCGGCCCACTGGCGCACGAGCACGGCCGTCTCAGGATCCGTGCGCCATCCGATCAGCTTTCCGCTGTGCTCGTCCCGAACCGCACGGTAGCCGTAGGGGACTTTGCTACTCGGCTTCCCGGCCTCGGCGTGCGCCTTGATGCCGCGCATGGCTCGTCGGCGGATCTCGTCGGCCTCGTTCTCGGCAACCGCAGCGGAGAATGTGAGTGCCATCCGGTCGGCCGGGTCGGAGAGATCGTAGGTCCGGCCACCGATGCACCATTTCGACCCCAGCTCCGAACACAGGTCACGGATGTCGACGTACTGCTGTAGCCGTCGCGAGATCCGGGACGTTTCCCACATCACCAGCACCTGGCCGGGCCGGAGGGTTCGCCGGAGCTGTTCGTAGCCGGGCCGGTAGCCGTGCTTCGTGTGCCTCGATGCGCCGATGTCGCGGTCGGTGATCTCGGCCTCGATCTCCCAGCCGTTGCGCTCGCACACGTCGCGGCACTCGGTTACCTGCTGTTCTACCGAGCGCCCGATGCCGCGATCTCGGGACACTCTCGCGTAGATGACTGCTTTCACCAGGTCAGCGTATCGCGTAATGACAGTATTCGATTCCTGGCCTGGCGGTGGTGCCTGCTGGTGAACATCCCCATCGCGCTGTTCGCGCTCGCCGTCACCGCACCCGTCGTCGAGGAGACCAAGGCCCACGGCGACACCAGCTACGACGTCCCCGGCACCGTCCTCGTCGCGGTCGGTCTCGGTTCCCTCGTGTACGGCTTCACGCAGGCCGAGAAGCACGGATGGGCGTCGGCCCAGACGATCGGGTTCATCGCCGTCGGCTCGATCGCCCTCGTTCTGTTCGTGCTCGTGGAGAAGCGGGCCGCCAACCCCCTGCTGCCGATGTCGGTGCCGTGGCACCGCAACCGCGGACCCAGCTTCCTCGCATCCGTCACGGTCGGCGCCGCCCTGCTCGGCGGCACCCTGTACCTGACGTTCTACCTGCAGATCGTCCTCGGCTTCAGCCCGTTCGTCGCCGGTCTCGCCGCCCAGCTCAGCACCCGTGTCGGGCCGAAGCTGCCGATGACCGTCGGCCCCGTCGTCGCCGCCGCCGGACTGTTGCTGCTCTCCCGTATCGAGGTCCACGGCTCCTACTGGACCGGCGTCCTGCCCGGCCTGCTCGTGTTCGGCGCCGGACTCGGCCTGCTCATGGTGCCCATGCAGAACGTCGCCCTCGTCGGCTACTCCCAGGTCTTCCTGTGGTCGGCGGCCCTCATCGTCGTCATCGCCCCCGTCGTCGCCGCACTCGTCCGTGCCGAAAAGCACGACCTGCCCACCGAGGGCGCCGTCGGGGCGCACTGATCGCTTCCCCCTGAGACGAGCTGAAGGGTCCCTTCGTACGCTGCGAGCGTACGAAGGGACCCTTCAGCTGTTGCGACGGAGAAGAACCGTCAGAAGTTGATCATGTGACCGGCGAGACCGTGGATCGCTTCCTGCAGCGCCTCCGACAGGGTCGGGTGGGTGTGCACGTTGCGGGCCAGTTCGTTGACGGTGAGGTCCCACTTCTGCGCGAGGGTGAGTTCGGGCAGGAGTTCGGAGACGTCGGGGCCGATGAGGTGGCCGCCGATGAGCTCACCGTGGGTCTTGTCGGCGATGAGCTTGACGAAGCCGGTGGGGTCGGCGAGGCCGTGGGCCTTGCCGTTCGCCATGAACGGGAAGGTGGCGACCTTGACGTCGTAGCCTTCGGCCTTGGCCTGCTCCTCGGTGAGTCCGAAGGACGCGACCTGCGGCTGGCAGAACGTGGCGCGCGGCATCATCCGGTAGTCGCCCAGTTCCATCGTCTCGGCGCCGCCGATGGTTTCGGCGGCGACGACGCCCTGCGCCTCGGCGACGTGCGCGAGCTGCAGCTTGGCGGTGACGTCACCGATGGCGTAGATGCCGGGGACGTTGGTGCGCATGCGCTCGTCGATGGCGATGGCGCCGCGGTCGGTGAGCTGCACACCGGTGTTCTCGAGGCCGTAGCCGGTGACGTTGGGGGCGAAGCCGACGGACTGCAGGACCTTGTCGACGACGACGGTCTCGACCGCGCCGGACTTGTTGTCCTTGATGGCGACGGTGACCTTGGTGCCGTCGTCGTCGATGGTCTGGACGGCGGCGCCGGTCTTGATGGTGACGCCGAGCTTCTTGTACTGCTTGGCGATCTCCTTGGAGACGTCGGCGTCCTCGTTGGGCAGGGCCCGGTCGAGGAACTCGACGATCGTGACGTCGACGCCGTAGTTCTTCAGGACGTAGCCGAACTCCATGCCGATCGCGCCGGCACCGACGATGAGGATCGAGCCGGGCAGGTCGCGGGTGAGGATCTGCTCCTCGTAGGTGACGACGTTCTTGCTCACCGACGTGCCCGGAAGCAGCTTGGTGGTGCTGCCGGTGGCGATGATGACGTTGTCGAACGTGACCGTCTCGGTGCCGCCCTTGGTGAGGGTGACGGAGATCGCGTTGGGTCCGGTGAACGTGCCACGGCCCTCGAACTCGTCGATCTTGTTCTTCTTCATCAGGAAGTGGACGCCCTTGACGCGGCCGTCCGCGACCTGACGGCTGCGGTCGAATGCCGCGCCGAAGTCGAAGGTCGCCTCTCCGCTGATGCCGAAGGTCTTGGCTTCCTTGTGGAAGATGTGCGCAAGCTCGGCGTTGCGGAGAAGGGCCTTGGACGGGATGCAGCCGACGTTCAGGCAGACACCGCCCCAGTACTTCTCTTCGATGATGGCGGTCTTCAGTCCCAGCTGTGCCGCGCGGATAGCAGCGACGTACCCACCGGGACCGGCTCCGAGGACAACGACGTCATAGTGTGAGGTCACGAGGCCCTAGCCTAGTCCCGCCCGGATCGTGTGTCCCGAGATGGTCCCTACCGAAAAGTAAGATTCGAAGATCGTCTCCGGCACACCCCGGACACACCTGCAGCCCCAGCCGCCGGAGCGACTGGGGCCGGAGGTGCGAATGCTCAGCTGAACGAGATCGAGCTCCCGAGGTCTCCGACGGTGCTCCCGCCGAAGACGCTGCCCCTGCTGAGGCCGAGGACGATGTCGAGCAGACCCGACAGCGAACCTGTCGCCGACTCACCCAGGGAGCCGAGGTCGATAACGTCCGAGTTCATGGCAGTCGCCTTCCTACTACTGGTGGTCCGAGATCAGGAGAGCTCGGTGACGGAGCCGAAGTTCACGACGTTGCCGATGACGCCGATGAGGGCTGCGATGATGCCGTCGAGATTCATTGCGTTTCCTTACTTTCGTGGTGGTGGTACGACAGGAGAACGAACTAGCTCAGTTCGGTGACGGAACCGAAGTTGACCAGGTTGCCGATGACGCCGACGAGAGCCGCGATGATGCCGTCGAGATTCATTTCTCTGCCTTTCGGGGGAGTTTCGATGTCCGTGATTGTCGTGTGATCTGTTTTGCCCGGGCAGGGAGCGTGCGTGCCGGGGGACCCCGCTCTCCCGGATGCCTTTGCTCCCATGACATCTCGACCGTTTCACACTCCGCACGAGGCAACAGTGGTGTGTTGCTCCGTCGGCTTTCCGGTCGAGATGACGGCCGCTTCATTTCGGCCGTGACAGAAAGGTAGACCAGTTCGTATCCACTTGTCTTCGGTTTCGTTACATCAACTGGGCAGCCGTCCAGGAAATCTTGAAATTCACCCTCCCGCTCACCCTGGACCGCCCGGCGTATTCGACACCGCCACAATGGTGGGATGACGGGACCTACGACGCACTCACCTTCCACTCTGCCGGCCGACGATCCGAACCTGTGGCTCGAGGACGTCACCGGCGACGACGCCCTCGCGTGGGTTCGCGAGCACAACGAGCAGACCGTCGCGGCGTTCACCGCCACCGACGAGTTCACCCGGCTCGAGACCGGGATCCGCACGATCCTCGACACCGATGCCCGCATCCCCTATGTGCGTCGGCGCGGCGACTACCTCTACAACTTCTGGCGCGACGCCCGACACGTCCGCGGACTGTGGCGTCGTACCACGATGGACGAATACCGCAGCGACACAACGGAATGGGAGATCCTCGTCGACGTCGACGAGCTTGCCGAGCGCGAGGGCGAGAACTGGGTGTGGTCGGGTGCGCAGGTGCTGCGCCCCGAGCAGGACCGGGCACTGATCAGCCTGTCCCGCGGTGGCGCCGACGCCGTCGTCGTCCGCGAGTTCGATCTCACCACCGGCACGTTCGACGACACCGCGACCGGCTTCCACACCGACGAGGCGAAAACCGACATCGGTTGGATCGACAGCGAAAACATCTACATCGGAACGGATTTCGGCGAAGGATCTCTCACCGACTCCGGTTACCCGCGGATCGCGAAGCGCTGGCACCGCGGCACTCCGCTCGCCGACGCGGTCACGGTGTTCGAGGGCGAACGAACCGATGTCGCGGTCTCGGCATGGCACGACAGCACCCCCGGCTTCGAACGGAGCTTCGTCGAACGCGCCGTCGACTTCTACACGTCGCAGCGCTTCCAGATCCGCGGCGACGGCACCCTGGCGCGTATCGACACCCCCGAGGACGCCCGGATCTCCGTCTACCGCGAGTGGCTGCTGATCCGACCCCGCTCACCGTGGACCGTCGACGGCACCACCCACCCGGCCGGCTCGCTGCTGGCCGCGCGGTACGACGCCTATCTCGCCGGCGACCGCACGTTGACCACCCTGTTCACCCCCGACGAGCACACGTCGCTCGAACAGTACGCGTGGACCCGCCACCACCTGCTCCTCGTGACGCTCACCGATGTCCGCTCCGCCGTCCACGTTCTCACCCCGAACGAAAACGGTTGGGAGAAAACCACTCTCGATGGACTCCCGGCGATGACATCCACCGAGATCATCGACACCGACCCGCGCGAGAGCGACGACTTCTTCCTCAACGCGAGTGGATACCTCACTCCGGCGACCCTCGTGCACGGCACCGTCGGCGGCCCACTCGAGGCCCTGAAGGCTGCGCCCGAATTCTTCGACACCACCGGACTGTCCGTGACGCAGCACTTCGCGACCTCCGACGACGGCACCCGCGTCCCGTACTTCGTGGTGCGCCGCGACGACGCCCCCGCCGGCCCCACCCTGCTCTACGGGTACGGCGGCTTCGAGAACTCGCTGACCCCCGCCTACAGCGGCATCACCGGCACCGCGTGGCTGCAACGCGGCGGCACCTACGTCGTCGCGAACATCCGTGGCGGCGGCGAGTACGGCCCGGAGTGGCACACGCAGGCCGTCCGCGAGGGCCGGCACCTCGTGTACGAGGACTTCGCCGCCGTGGCCCGCGACCTCGTCGCCCGCGGCATCACCACGCCCGCACAGTTGGGCGCACAGGGCGGCAGCAACGGTGGGCTGCTGATGGGCGTCATGCTCACCACGTACCCGGAGTTGTTCGGCGCGATCGTCTGCCAGGTGCCGCTCCTGGACATGAAGCGCTACCACCTGCTGCTCGCGGGCGCGTCGTGGACGGCCGAGTACGGCGACCCCGACAATCCCGACGACTGGGCGTTCATCTCCGAGTACTCGCCGTACCAGAATGTGCGCGCCGACGCAGACATGGACGTGCGGTACCCACCGATCCTCATCGCCACCTCCACCCGCGACGACCGCGTCCACCCCGGACACGCCCGCAAGATGACGGCCCGGTTGGAGTCCGAGGGCCATCCCGTCCACTACTACGAGAACATCGAGGGCGGCCACGGCGGCGCCGCCGACAATGCGCAGGCCGCGTTCAAGTCGGCGCTGACCTACACGTTCCTGTGGGATCACCTGGCGAAACCGTCTTCGGACATCGAGCGCGTGGACTACGATTCGCCCGAATCCGTCAAATCGAATCGAGCCACCACATGACCTCCGAGGACCTTCCAGACTCCCCGGCCTCCCCGTGTCCCCTGTTCCGGCGCCTCGGCGCGGGGGCCCTCGTCACCGCGACCGCGGCGGCCGCACTGCTCACCGCGGCACCCGTCGCCGCGGCCGGCGGCATCCCGAACACCGCCCCGGCCGCACAACCGGCGGACCCGGCGGCGTCCGGTGCTCACATCACCCGCGTCGAACCCATCACCGACCGGTGGGTGCGGGTGTTCGTGTACTCGCCCGCGATGCAGGCCGAGCAGCAGGTGCAGGTTCTGCTGCCGCGCGACACGACCGCCCCGCGGCCGACGCTGTACCTGCTCGACGGCAGTTCCGCCGACCCCGGTACCAACAACTGGACCGAGGAGGGCGGGGCCGTCGAGTTCTTCGAGGACAAGCCCGTCAACGTCGTCCTCCCCACCGGCGGTGAGGCCAGCTACTACACCGACTGGGAGCGCCCCGACCCGAAGCTCGGCAACTACCGGTGGGAGACGTTCCTGACGAAGGAACTGCCGCCGCTGATCGACGCCCGATTCGACGGCACCGGCGTCCAGTCGATCGCCGGACTGTCGATGGGAGCACAGTCCGCGATGATGCTCGCGATGCGTGCGAACGGCTTCTACCGCGGTGTCGCGGCGTTCAGCGGGTGCTACCAGACCGTCGACGACCTCGGCTTCACCCAGATGCGGGCCACCGTGTCGTACCGCGGCGGCGACATCACCAACATGTGGGGGCCGCGCACCGATCCGCAGTGGGCCGAGCACGACGTACTGATCGGCGCCGAGAAACTACGCGGAACCGTGCTGTACGTGTCGACGGCCACCGGACTGCCCGGGCCGAACGAAACCCTCGACAACCCGAACCTGCCGCTGCTGCTGGCACTGGGCGCGCCGATCGAGGCCGTCACCGATCACTGCACGCACCGCCTCGACGACCGACTGCGGTCGCTCGGTATCCCGGCGACGTTCGTCTACAACCCGGTCGGCGTCCACACGTGGCCGTACTGGCGGGAGGAACTGCCGAAGTCGTGGCCGACGCTCGCGGCGTCGCTCGGCGTCTGAGCGCGCCCGGTTTCCGAACGGACGAGAAGGGCGGTACCGGTGCACGTGCACCGGTACCGCCCTTCTTCGATGCTCCGAGGAGCCGGTATCAGCTGAGCGAGCTCAGGGAGCCGAGCGAACCGGTCGAGGTCGAATCGCCACCGTCCGAGCTGCCCGAACCGATCTTGTTCAGCTGCTCGAGAATGGTGGTGAAGGACTTCAGGATGCTGATGATCTCGGTCGAACCCATGATTGACTCCCTGCAATTACTGGTGGTGTGGCGCCTCGAAGCGAATGCGCTGCGGCCAATATAACGACCGGAACGCGGTCTGGCATCGATTTGGCGCATGAATGCGGGATGAAATATCGGGGTGATGCCCGAAGGGAGGATTCGGGGAACGTCACTGCTGGTCACGGAGCCAGGCGACGATCCGATCCACGGTACTTTCGGGTGTCCGGATCCAGCCGTT from Prescottella sp. R16 includes these protein-coding regions:
- a CDS encoding recombinase family protein, producing MKAVIYARVSRDRGIGRSVEQQVTECRDVCERNGWEIEAEITDRDIGASRHTKHGYRPGYEQLRRTLRPGQVLVMWETSRISRRLQQYVDIRDLCSELGSKWCIGGRTYDLSDPADRMALTFSAAVAENEADEIRRRAMRGIKAHAEAGKPSSKVPYGYRAVRDEHSGKLIGWRTDPETAVLVRQWADYILSGGSAYTLSTRLNKDGLPSPTGIAWRPATLRQMLARPVYAGIRRYKGRDIPGTWEPLWDIETHDRLVVALSAKTPGRPTFGRAPSTLLSAVGVCGKCKAKLSASSRSTVAKPSYTCSSVNSCVYRRIDLVDGLVAAAVVEFFGTEAGRALAKRDRADDEQARAFDTARQLQARLDEAADDYADEKIDRDTFHRIRDRITPKLEAAWRQAESSPEPTVGAVDTDDPQRYWDELTLIERRVLVASLFDVAVLPIPEGQSRKVFDPDLVKITLKKFPTD
- the lpdA gene encoding dihydrolipoyl dehydrogenase: MTSHYDVVVLGAGPGGYVAAIRAAQLGLKTAIIEEKYWGGVCLNVGCIPSKALLRNAELAHIFHKEAKTFGISGEATFDFGAAFDRSRQVADGRVKGVHFLMKKNKIDEFEGRGTFTGPNAISVTLTKGGTETVTFDNVIIATGSTTKLLPGTSVSKNVVTYEEQILTRDLPGSILIVGAGAIGMEFGYVLKNYGVDVTIVEFLDRALPNEDADVSKEIAKQYKKLGVTIKTGAAVQTIDDDGTKVTVAIKDNKSGAVETVVVDKVLQSVGFAPNVTGYGLENTGVQLTDRGAIAIDERMRTNVPGIYAIGDVTAKLQLAHVAEAQGVVAAETIGGAETMELGDYRMMPRATFCQPQVASFGLTEEQAKAEGYDVKVATFPFMANGKAHGLADPTGFVKLIADKTHGELIGGHLIGPDVSELLPELTLAQKWDLTVNELARNVHTHPTLSEALQEAIHGLAGHMINF
- a CDS encoding prolyl oligopeptidase family protein — its product is MTGPTTHSPSTLPADDPNLWLEDVTGDDALAWVREHNEQTVAAFTATDEFTRLETGIRTILDTDARIPYVRRRGDYLYNFWRDARHVRGLWRRTTMDEYRSDTTEWEILVDVDELAEREGENWVWSGAQVLRPEQDRALISLSRGGADAVVVREFDLTTGTFDDTATGFHTDEAKTDIGWIDSENIYIGTDFGEGSLTDSGYPRIAKRWHRGTPLADAVTVFEGERTDVAVSAWHDSTPGFERSFVERAVDFYTSQRFQIRGDGTLARIDTPEDARISVYREWLLIRPRSPWTVDGTTHPAGSLLAARYDAYLAGDRTLTTLFTPDEHTSLEQYAWTRHHLLLVTLTDVRSAVHVLTPNENGWEKTTLDGLPAMTSTEIIDTDPRESDDFFLNASGYLTPATLVHGTVGGPLEALKAAPEFFDTTGLSVTQHFATSDDGTRVPYFVVRRDDAPAGPTLLYGYGGFENSLTPAYSGITGTAWLQRGGTYVVANIRGGGEYGPEWHTQAVREGRHLVYEDFAAVARDLVARGITTPAQLGAQGGSNGGLLMGVMLTTYPELFGAIVCQVPLLDMKRYHLLLAGASWTAEYGDPDNPDDWAFISEYSPYQNVRADADMDVRYPPILIATSTRDDRVHPGHARKMTARLESEGHPVHYYENIEGGHGGAADNAQAAFKSALTYTFLWDHLAKPSSDIERVDYDSPESVKSNRATT
- a CDS encoding alpha/beta hydrolase family protein gives rise to the protein MTSEDLPDSPASPCPLFRRLGAGALVTATAAAALLTAAPVAAAGGIPNTAPAAQPADPAASGAHITRVEPITDRWVRVFVYSPAMQAEQQVQVLLPRDTTAPRPTLYLLDGSSADPGTNNWTEEGGAVEFFEDKPVNVVLPTGGEASYYTDWERPDPKLGNYRWETFLTKELPPLIDARFDGTGVQSIAGLSMGAQSAMMLAMRANGFYRGVAAFSGCYQTVDDLGFTQMRATVSYRGGDITNMWGPRTDPQWAEHDVLIGAEKLRGTVLYVSTATGLPGPNETLDNPNLPLLLALGAPIEAVTDHCTHRLDDRLRSLGIPATFVYNPVGVHTWPYWREELPKSWPTLAASLGV